The Calliphora vicina chromosome 3, idCalVici1.1, whole genome shotgun sequence genome contains a region encoding:
- the Jarid2 gene encoding uncharacterized protein Jarid2: protein MVVSKDSKRKRKESSPPATPQQQSTTAVESSPEMPKRTKVQAQRKFAQGQSAPQSSYSSIIAASSSSNTGPSTSSESREPPTEILPNKRPKTEDFLTFLCFRGSSALPPHLDFLNQGKSKEPERPVKKPTIKPVIKKKGKKGRPPKNAKQKEENIPAKAEESEVNKKVEVAPEENQTNTNENEEKNKNPEKVQVEVEEKEEEEEEEDDNVPTFAVRKRAEVVADGNRRSNRSNAEEKCNNFTETSKRRSNRASTKGSKVMLDHLSDEEDDEYFSAVDENSKALNSDIDGKERKTTKTPVNSERKSETPSKESEMTGKSRKGRPPSTNKKKEVESCKENEREESVKSAKSDIKEKIPVKRPRQKESPIFIPSPEPSGRMTRQRAFFEPVKVPHRDNEDTEDEINKDVTEERVKPETKLKPTESAIDKINEPLKIKAEDKDEKTISKQLVVNDDKNKPTQLDVFDFSSDDEQPLAKTIKLKKSGLNKSSPKKTNPRGKKPSPKKETIEESNKTNEKEELKTEPEESVKKDAVATETVMSAIEDESKPKGKRLSGQAAKNSKRKENEEGLKDVDRESTLNSPKKSNARQSRKKTKAESNENTAVENETEDNQGSPTRNQRPSRKTKEAATIYMGIIGHRLQMAEDDDDDISLSSFDRPNVREMEKMENELKRNTSSVGKGSPPPKQSKSADMPQPIALPIATAVAVETKPTTTGRRGRPPKNPKIQPLVQPPKREIEGMLVKKGAIAKLTQSTENLAEAKDSKTEPSKAGTEDDEDFLLNEELNETKRKLEKSFSDSDDEPLAIKAHVKAGDKDGEDSRKSAGGVECLSPTTLPIVNPPVATVSGLISLSMLPITPKSVTTINSIQTQPTPQPTQTAAVTTCVVPTTALATSSAISAPMAATIPSPISCTIQPPAPVTPTSQSPFKTIEKKSPIPTSKILNVPATYGIPPASPTGNIAAGINTNFGKSPMYVPQSPAHYHSPHPSHIRPTSSLPQFPVQSVKNPSLVAPPSNTVTSHLTTPPSQMTAQSPIKYQTPPTTYPPPIEAYPSPKINPNFLTPKFDRNTLSRPGNSTGNNNAFPSPSPVKFDMSGSSSGLLKNSSLSAPNVQMSPKTLISSNMNFMGNNPAASTTVAGQISNDPLKDEIGSILAANLMPSKEESGKIFGIASVSLAQSSGPDNTKCTLGKCGSIHKPVLGPVVPTESYIGDQLSGKERRKAKVNMTHEQIHKWLIECSSNPDEIQDDLDDDFDSDLRPNNFSSTPPPTRDDKESTSFSSSSKATRDLGKSESAWSAKGPSLKATPVVATSSAINNRKEDIKPIETTSPRLEEEMEKNSPVMNLIFDKTPVNKQSPDPGSVDADEKLTQSDKTEKKNDKKAKEEKITIKTSTIEAKQGKVAEKEAASSTTNKSLAVGKQNTTQKSLNQKKTAPSPVTTPTTTSTANKQNRKKAVSEVVVEEKSTNSNQKDSVNPPEVANINSTSNSINRTPKRTPVYQQKQTPKQQQQQQLQQQENTDLKISTTTSHKRAAPTYGTAFSVENEKSIYSFDKDDVEDQEKSNKPSTYRRQSRKDSHVDNGINTTPTALQRTPPTKPKRNAAAVAEIANKELAGGNSQTSSVSLTLSPSEKTKLVKVSLDGDKTTTKTTKGGKGGKKNVQAEPKPPANDAESDSGDGHTFYIPLQGVGAGGDGDGGIQGVAVKLGREGPDGPNQKVIMHATLVTKAQMGSNTKPLPDTMNVSDIVKNLMTSDKKASGASTSAAAAAATNSCSNSLKNVPIGTVQPRFKGDSATQGPSTSSAGGGGGGGALQRVNSNSSLFSGSVKSRNAAAAAAAAGASGSGAAGHGSNKKFKDDTPIKMANNTAFPRHDDPTQMVEAPIFRPSEKEFADPIEFIERITPIAARFGICKIIPPASFKPECRISDEMRFTAYNQYVHKLLHRWGPSAKELSAIKKYLATQSIVMNHPPWIGGMEVDLPRLYHTVQELGGLKEVIEKKKWARVAEEMCIPKLAQDRVTKLDDIYCKYLLPYDTLSPAERQKLFDEVEADWAKREARARRNADRFVNTESVSNEEDDVSSENDEEESEEEVDGVSMECIVKGRSMPLSQFYRIARNTMALWFKNTEPTVNEVEAEFWRHVAVRDSHVCVHSGSIDSSGWGFGFPSPGPKGKGSNYAKHPWNLKVLTNNTGSVLRSLGPVMGVTVPTLHVGMLFSACCWYRDPHGLSWIEYLHTGASKLWYGIPDDQSANFRAALTSLIPTHCQNKTIWLPCDTVMVPPHMLTDRGVSLCRIEQKPGEFIVVFPRAYTSSLATGYVVSESVYFATSSWLDLAKDDFRDIHDSCEPAMFSLEQLLFALGYDQRVTPDTLQQMLPMLQEVFEKETAAREQLKAAGVTSTEKVTNEKSGKGKKQQQPPHKSIESECDLCRANLYISMVRTDEGNIYCLQHALKNLNNGNIQAKQCKLIYAYNIDDVENLIKNLKDKIQQKRAVTGKKQK from the exons tttaacatttctatgtTTTCGTGGTTCCTCAGCTTTGCCACCGCACTTGGATTTTCTAAATCAGGGTAAAAGTAAAGAACCTGAAAGGCCAGTAAAAAAGCCAACTATTAAACCAGTGATTAAGAAGAAAGGAAAGAAAGGTCGACCACCGAAGAATGCTAAACAAAAAGAAGAGAATATCCCTGCTAAAGCAGAAGAGAgtgaagtaaataaaaaggtTGAAGTCGCTCCAGaagaaaatcaaacaaatacaaatgaaaatgaagaaaaaaataaaaatccggAAAAAGTACAAGTTGAAGTTGAAGAAAAGGAGGAGGAAGAAGAAGAGGAGGACGATAATGTACCGACTTTCGCTGTGCGTAAACGAGCAGAAGTTGTAGCCGATGGCAATCGTCGCAGTAATCGCAGTAACGCTGAAGAAAAGTGCAATAATTTTACAGAGACTTCAAAAAGACGATCAAATCGTGCAAGTACTAAAGGATCAAAAGTTATGCTTGACCATCTCTCAGATGAAGAAGACGACGAATACTTCTCAGCGGTCGATGAAAATAGCAAAGCTCTTAATTCGGATATAGATGGTAAAGAACGAAAAACTACAAAGACTCCTGTCAATTCAGAGAGAAAATCAGAAACTCCTTCAAAAGAAAGTGAAATGACAGGCAAATCTCGGAAAGGAAGGCCACCTTCAACCAACAAGAAAAAGGAAGTAGAAAGCTGCAAAGAGAACGAAAGAGAAGAATCtgtaaaatcagcaaaatcagaCATCAAAGAGAAGATTCCGGTGAAGCGTCCAAGGCAAAAGGAATCACCTATTTTTATACCTTCGCCGGAACCGTCCGGACGTATGACAAGACAAAGAGCTTTTTTTGAGCCCGTTAAGGTTCCTCATAGAGATAATGAAGACACCGAGGACGAAATCAACAAAGATGTTACGGAAGAAAGAGTTAAACccgaaactaaattaaaacccACAGAATCTGCTATTGATAAAATCAATGAACCATTAAAGATAAAGGCCGAAGATAAAGATGAAAAAACTATATCAAAACAACTGGTTGTCAATGATGATAAAAACAAACCGACACAATTAGATGTATTTGATTTTTCTTCCGACGATGAACAACCTTTAGCTAAAacgattaaattaaaaaagtctgGATTAAATAAATCAAGTCCTAAGAAAACAAACCCTCGTGGAAAAAAACCGTCACCGAAAAAGGAAACCATCGAAGAATCCAATAAGACCAATGAAAAAGAAGAACTTAAAACAGAACCGGAGGAAAGTGTTAAAAAAGATGCTGTAGCTACAGAAACCGTTATGTCTGCAATTGAAGACGAATCAAAACCGAAAGGAAAGCGTTTAAGTGGCCAAGCAGCAAAAAATTCGAAGAGGAAGGAAAATGAAGAAGGATTAAAAGATGTGGATAGGGAATCAACCCTAAATTCCCCGAAAAAGTCCAACGCAAGACAGTCTCGTAAGAAAACCAAAGCTGAAAGTAATGAAAACACTGCTGTTGAGAATGAGACAGAAGATAATCAAGGCAGTCCTACAAGAAATCAAAGGCCATCACGTAAAACGAAAGAAGCAGCTACTATATATATGGGCATAATAGGACATCGATTGCAAATGGCAGAGGACGATGATGACGACATTTCGTTAAGTAGTTTCGATCGGCCAAATGTCCGAGAAATGGAAAAGATGGAAAATGAACTCAAACGAAATACGTCGTCAGTAGGAAAAGGATCTCCACCGCCGAAGCAATCAAAATCAGCGGATATGCCACAACCAATAGCTCTTCCTATTGCAACTGCAGTTGCAGTAGAAACAAAACCAACCACAACAGGTCGCCGAGGTCGACCTCCTAAAAATCCTAAAATACAACCACTTGTACAGCCACCAAAACGTGAAATCGAAGGGATGCTCGTAAAGAAAGGCGCAattgcaaagttgactcaatcTACCGAAAACCTAGCTGAGGCCAAAGACAGCAAAACAGAACCCTCAAAAGCAGGTACGGAGGACGACGAAGACTTTCTGTTGAACGAGGAACTTAACGAAACCAAACGTAAACTTGAAAAAAGCTTCAGTGATTCCGATGACGAACCATTGGCAATAAAAGCTCACGTAAAGGCAGGTGATAAAGATGGAGAGGATTCTCGTAAGTCTGCAGGCGGTGTTGAGTGCCTATCTCCAACCACTTTACCAATAGTGAATCCTCCTGTGGCAACTGTTAGTGGATTGATAAGTCTCTCTATGCTACCTATAACTCCCAAATCTGTTACCACTATAAATAGCATACAAACTCAACCAACTCCACAACCAACACAAACGGCAGCAGTAACAACATGTGTGGTGCCGACTACAGCACTAGCAACATCTTCGGCAATTTCAGCACCAATGGCTGCGACAATACCATCACCAATAAGTTGTACTATTCAGCCACCAGCTCCAGTTACTCCTACATCACAATCTCCGTTTAAAACGATTGAAAAGAAGTCACCCATACCAACATCGAAGATTTTAAATGTGCCTGCAACTTATGGCATTCCCCCAGCCTCGCCCACAGGTAATATTGCAGCTggaattaatacaaatttcgGAAAATCGCCCATGTATGTACCACAATCTCCAGCCCACTATCATTCTCCACATCCATCACACATACGGCCAACTTCAAGTTTGCCACAATTTCCCGTGCAATCTGTGAAGAATCCCTCGCTTGTGGCACCTCCATCCAATACGGTCACTTCTCATCTGACTACTCCTCCATCACAAATGACAGCTCAGTCGCCAATAAAATATCAAACTCCTCCAACTACATATCCACCACCAATCGAGGCATACCCCTCGCCAAAAATCAATCCCAACTTTTTAACGCCCAAATTTGATCGCAATACTCTATCTCGTCCAGGAAATAGTACTGGAAATAATAATGCTTTTCCTTCACCTTCACCAGTGAAATTCGATATGTCCGGTTCAAGCAGTGGTCTACTAAAGAACTCATCACTTTCGGCACCGAATGTTCAAATGAGTCCTAAAACGCTAATATCCAGCAACATGAACTTTATGGGAAATAATCCAGCTGCTTCAACGACAGTTGCGGGACAGATTAGCAACGATCCGCTGAAGGATGAAATTGGCAGTATACTTGCGGCTAATTTAATGCCAAGCAAGGAAGAATCTGGCAAAATATTTGGTATTGCCAGTGTTAGTTTGGCGCAAAGTTCAGGTCCTGATAATACAAAATGTACATTGGGGAAATGCGGTTCAATTCATAAACCTGTTTTAGGTCCTGTAGTTCCAACAGAGAGTTATATTGGCGATCAACTTTCTGGAAAGGAGAGACGCAAAGCCAAAGTGAATATGACACACGAACAaatacacaaatggctgattgAGTGTTCTTCGAACCCTGATGAGATTCAGGATGATCTTGATGATGATTTCGACTCAGATTTAAGGCCGAATAACTTTAGTTCAACACCACCACCAACTCGCGATGACAAGGAAAGTACATCATTTAGTTCGTCTTCGAAAGCTACACGTGATTTGGGTAAGAGTGAAAGTGCTTGGTCGGCCAAAGGACCGTCTCTCAAAGCCACCCCTGTTGTTGCGACTAGTAGTgcaataaataatagaaaagaaGATATAAAACCTATCGAAACTACAAGTCCACGACTGGAGGAGGAGATGGAGAAGAATTCTCCTGTAATGAATTTGATATTTGACAAAACACCGGTTAATAAACAATCGCCTGATCCAGGAAGTGTAGATGCCGACGAGAAACTTACTCAGTCAGATAAAACTGAGAAGAAGAATGACAAAAAAGCCAAGGAAGAGAAAATTACCATCAAAACATCAACAATAGAGGCAAAACAGGGCAAAGTTGCTGAAAAGGAGGCCGCCTcctcaacaacaaataaatcgTTGGCGGTTGGCAAACAAAATACTACCCAAAAATCTTTAAATCAGAAGAAAACAGCTCCATCCCCGGTCACTACACCGACAACAACATCTACTGCTAACaaacaaaatcgtaaaaaaGCTGTATCCGAGGTAGTCGTGGAAGAAAAATCGACAAATTCCAATCAAAAGGATTCTGTCAACCCTCCAGAAGTTGCAAATATTAATTCAACATCAAACTCTATTAATCGTACTCCTAAGCGTACTCCGGTTTATCAGCAGAAGCAAACcccaaaacagcaacaacagcagcagcttcAACAGCAAGAGAACACGGACCTTAAAATATCAACAACCACAAGTCATAAGCGGGCTGCACCGACTTATGGCACCGCATTTTCTGTTGAgaatgaaaaatctatttattcgTTCGATAAGGACGATGTTGAAGACCAGGAGAAATCAAACAAACCTTCGACGTATCGACGACAAAGCAGAAAAGATTCGCATGTCGATAATGGCATTAATACAACACCAACTGCACTACAACGTACTCCACCCACAAAACCAAAGCGAAATGCTGCAGCTGTTGCTGAAATCGCCAATAAAGAATTGGCTGGCGGTAATTCCCAAACTAGTTCAGTTTCATTGACTCTAAGTCCATCGGAAAAAACTAAATTGGTTAAAGTGAGCCTTGACGGCGATAAAACTACTACAAAGACTACAAAAGGAGGAAAGGGTGGCAAGAAAAACGTTCAAGCCGAACCAAAGCCACCGGCCAATGACGCTGAATCTGATTCAGGAGATGGCCATACTTTCTACATACCTTTGCAAGGCGTTGGTGCCGGAGGAGATGGTGACGGTGGCATTCAGGGAGTGGCAGTTAAATTGGGACGTGAAGGTCCCGATGGTCCCAATCAAAAGGTTATCATGCATGCTACGCTAGTGACTAAGGCTCAAATGGGATCTAACACTAAGCCACTACCTGACACCATGAATGTCTCAGATATTGTTAAGAACTTGATGACGAGCGACAAGAAGGCATCGGGTGCATCGACATCAGCCGCAGCTGCAGCGGCTACAAATTCATGTTCGAATAGTTTGAAAAATGTACCAATTGGAACAGTACAACCACGATTCAAGGGAGATTCAGCTACACAAGGTCCATCTACATCTTCTGCTGGCGGGGGTGGTGGCGGCGGTGCTCTGCAACGTGTCAATTCAAATTCTTCTCTATTTTCCGGCTCAGTTAAATCACGCAATGCCGCTGCTGCAGCTGCTGCAGCGGGGGCTTCAGGAAGCGGAGCTGCCGGCCATGGTtcgaataaaaagtttaaagacgATACGCCCATTAAAATGGCCAATAACACAGCATTCCCTCGACATGATGACCCCACACAGATGGTGGAAGCTCCTATTTTCCGGCCCTCCGAAAAAGAATTTGCAGATCCTATTGAGTTTATAGAGCGCATCACACCAATTGCAGCCAGATTTGGCATCTGCAAAATTATACCACCAGCTTCCTTTAAACCCGAGTGTCGCATATCAGATGAAATGCGTTTCACGGCCTACAATCAATATGTGCACAAATTGTTGCACCGCTGGGGTCCCAGTGCAAAAGAGTTAAGTGCAATTAAAAAGTACTTGGCCACTCAAAGTATCGTGATGAATCATCCACCCTGGATAGGTGGTATGGAAGTAGATTTGCCACGCCTATATCACACTGTCCAAGAGCTGGGCGGTCTGAAGGAGGTAATTGAAAAGAAGAAATGGGCTCGGGTTGCTGAAGAGATGTGTATTCCTAAACTGGCGCAGGATCGCGTGACCAAATTAGAtgatatttattgtaaatacttgCTTCCATATGACACACTCTCGCCAGCCGAACGTCAAAAACTTTTCGATGAAGTTGAAGCCGATTGGGCTAAAAGAGAAGCAAGAGCCCGACGCAATGCTGATCGGTTTGTTAACACTGAAAGCGTTTCCAATGAAGAAGACGACGTCTCATCGGAGAACGATGAAGAAGAGTCTGAAGAAGAAGTCGATGGTGTATCTATGGAATGTATTGTTAAGGGACGCAGTATGCCACTGAGTCAATTCTATCGTATCGCAAGAAACACAATGGCTCTGTGGTTTAAAAATACCGAGCCCACTGTGAACGAAGTTGAAGCTGAGTTTTGGCGGCATGTGGCCGTTCGTGATAGTCACGTATGTGTACATTCCGGGTCGATTGATTCCTCTGGTTGGGGGTTCGGCTTTCCAAGTCCGGGACCGAAAGGAAAGGGATCCAATTACGCCAAACACCCTTGGAATCTAAAAGTGCTTACAAACAACACTGGGTCAGTGTTGCGTTCATTGGGACCTGTCATGGGTGTAACTGTACCAACGCTGCATGTCGGAATGCTATTCTCGGCCTGTTGTTGGTACCGCGACCCTCACGGTTTGTCGTGGATAGAATATTTACATACCGGTGCCTCTAAACTGTGGTACGGTATACCAGATGATCAAAGTGCCAATTTTAGGGCTGCTCTGACCTCACTCATTCCTACACACTGTCAAAATAAAACCATTTGGTTACCCTGTGATACTGTTATGGTACCTCCACATATGCTCACCGACCGAGGAGTGTCCCTCTGCCGCATTGAACAGAAACCTGGAGAGTTTATCGTAGTATTTCCCCGAGCCTACACATCAAGTTTAGCCACCGGTTATGTGGTATCGGAAAGTGTTTATTTCGCAACATCGTCCTGGTTAGATTTAGCTAAAGATGATTTTAGA gACATCCACGACAGCTGCGAACCTGCTATGTTCTCATTGGAACAATTATTGTTTGCCTTAGGTTATGATCAACGTGTTACGCCTGATACCTTACAACAGATGCTACCAATGTTACAAGAGGTCTTTGAAAAAGAAACTGCTGCCAGAGAGCAACTTAAG GCTGCTGGTGTAACTTCCACTGAAAAAGTTACGAATGAAAAAAGTGGTAaaggaaaaaaacaacaacagcctCCACATAAATCCATTGAAAGTGAATGTGATCTTTGCCGTGCAAATCTTTACATTTCAATGGTGCGCACAGATGAAGGTAACATATACTGTCTTCAGCATGCTTTGAAAAATCTCAATAATGGCAACATACAGGCCAAACAATGTAAGCTTATTTATGCCTACAATATCGACGATGTTGAGAACCTCATTAAGAATCTAAaagataaaattcaacaaaaacgtGCAGTAACTGGTAAGAAACAAAAATAG